A genome region from Chryseobacterium sp. G0186 includes the following:
- a CDS encoding 2Fe-2S iron-sulfur cluster binding domain-containing protein, with protein MSDVNIKITDREGVIHDVIAPTDMSMNLMEIIRSYELAEEGTIGVCGGMAMCASCQVYVINDPGLEPMGDEEDAMLAEAFHVKDNSRLGCQLHIVDAMEGLEVEIAPYP; from the coding sequence ATGTCAGATGTAAATATTAAAATCACCGACAGAGAGGGTGTAATCCACGATGTTATAGCTCCAACGGATATGTCCATGAACTTAATGGAGATTATTCGTTCTTATGAATTGGCTGAAGAAGGTACGATTGGTGTATGCGGAGGAATGGCGATGTGCGCTTCATGCCAGGTTTATGTAATCAATGACCCGGGTCTGGAACCCATGGGAGATGAAGAAGACGCCATGCTTGCCGAAGCTTTCCATGTGAAAGACAACAGCAGACTGGGATGTCAGTTACATATTGTCGATGCCATGGAGGGACTTGAAGTGGAAA